From Aliarcobacter butzleri, the proteins below share one genomic window:
- the ppk2 gene encoding polyphosphate kinase 2 encodes MNLNEFERTDYSGLYISKEEHPEFGKKYIARFQYDKKRYVKVLGFSKKDKLTLKVASSLLEDFKNSVIKNVQEKSIVKIKDENITPKKDLKENETIKKLQEENKYLKSILGDYKNLDTHTLSEGIQKIYDLQALKPYQIELIKLQDWLEKVNKRMIIIFEGRDASGKGGAIRRITRYMNNKHYRVVALGKPTETQKNQWFLQRYITHFPTGGEIVLFDRSWYNRAMVEPIFGFCTPEEHEIFMEDIVNFEQDLVRQGMILIKLYFSVSKEEQKRRFDRRIHDPLRHWKFSEVDMQAQDLWDEFSEKKYEMLRRTTSRSAPWHIVRSDDKHLARLEAMKIILNSVDYDGRNYSLNFEANEDINISVQRELLQMRKTKDY; translated from the coding sequence ATGAATTTAAATGAATTTGAAAGAACAGATTATAGTGGTTTGTATATTTCAAAGGAAGAACATCCAGAATTTGGTAAAAAATATATTGCACGATTTCAATATGATAAAAAAAGATATGTTAAAGTTCTTGGTTTCTCAAAAAAGGATAAATTAACTTTAAAAGTTGCTTCTTCTTTACTTGAAGATTTTAAAAATTCAGTTATAAAAAATGTTCAAGAAAAGTCAATTGTAAAAATAAAAGATGAAAATATCACTCCTAAAAAAGATCTTAAAGAAAATGAAACTATAAAAAAGTTACAAGAAGAAAATAAATATTTGAAATCAATTTTAGGTGATTATAAAAATTTAGATACTCATACTTTAAGTGAAGGTATTCAAAAAATTTATGATTTACAAGCTTTAAAACCATATCAAATCGAATTAATCAAACTTCAAGATTGGCTTGAAAAAGTGAATAAAAGAATGATTATTATCTTTGAAGGAAGAGATGCTTCTGGAAAAGGTGGAGCAATAAGAAGAATTACAAGATATATGAATAACAAACACTATCGTGTAGTTGCTCTTGGTAAACCAACAGAAACTCAAAAAAATCAATGGTTTTTGCAAAGATACATTACTCATTTTCCAACAGGTGGAGAAATAGTTTTATTTGATAGAAGTTGGTATAACCGTGCTATGGTTGAACCAATTTTTGGATTTTGTACTCCTGAAGAGCATGAAATTTTTATGGAAGATATTGTAAATTTTGAACAAGATTTAGTAAGACAAGGAATGATTTTAATAAAACTTTATTTTTCAGTTTCAAAAGAAGAACAAAAAAGAAGATTTGATAGAAGAATTCATGATCCATTAAGACATTGGAAATTTTCAGAAGTTGATATGCAAGCTCAAGATTTATGGGATGAATTTTCTGAAAAAAAATATGAAATGCTTAGACGAACTACTTCAAGAAGTGCACCTTGGCATATTGTAAGAAGTGACGATAAACATTTAGCAAGACTTGAAGCTATGAAAATTATTTTAAACTCTGTTGATTATGATGGAAGAAACTATTCTTTAAATTTTGAAGCGAATGAAGATATAAATATTTCTGTGCAAAGAGAACTTTTACAAATGAGAAAAACTAAAGATTACTAA
- the ppk2 gene encoding polyphosphate kinase 2, which produces MEKERVEDLEIEIGETKESIKENYKDKKVIRKESKAKFKEKLDDEGTEKKVQIWVKKETLEYEEQLTKLQIELLKLQNHVKAQGLKILMIFEGRDAAGKGGTIKRITEHLNPRGARIVALEKPTEQERTQWYFQRYTKHLPSAGEIVLFDRSWYNRAGVEPVMGFCTHEEHHEFLREVPEFEQMLVKSGIILFKFYFSVSKKEQLRRFKKREIDPLKQYKLSPVDKESQNLWEKYTIAKFSMLMASNTEIAPWMVIRSDNKKKARLNCIRHILSNLEYENKSKDKDIFKTDKDILIHGKNEITNMEQDNKFSKKKEDN; this is translated from the coding sequence ATGGAAAAAGAGAGAGTTGAAGATTTAGAGATTGAAATAGGTGAAACGAAAGAGTCTATAAAAGAAAATTACAAAGATAAAAAAGTAATTAGAAAAGAGTCAAAAGCTAAATTTAAAGAAAAACTTGACGATGAAGGAACAGAAAAGAAAGTTCAGATTTGGGTGAAAAAAGAGACTTTAGAATATGAAGAACAACTTACAAAACTTCAAATTGAGCTTTTAAAACTTCAAAACCATGTAAAAGCCCAAGGTTTAAAAATTTTGATGATTTTTGAAGGAAGAGATGCTGCTGGAAAAGGTGGAACTATAAAAAGAATAACTGAGCATTTAAATCCAAGAGGTGCAAGAATTGTTGCTTTAGAAAAACCAACAGAACAAGAAAGAACGCAATGGTATTTTCAACGATATACAAAACATTTACCAAGTGCAGGAGAAATTGTACTTTTTGATAGAAGTTGGTATAACCGAGCTGGAGTTGAGCCTGTTATGGGATTTTGTACTCACGAAGAACATCACGAATTTTTAAGAGAAGTTCCTGAATTTGAACAGATGTTAGTAAAATCGGGGATTATTTTATTTAAATTCTATTTTTCAGTTTCTAAAAAAGAACAACTAAGAAGATTTAAAAAAAGAGAAATTGATCCACTAAAACAATATAAACTATCACCTGTTGATAAAGAATCACAAAATTTATGGGAAAAATATACGATTGCAAAATTTTCTATGTTAATGGCATCAAATACTGAAATTGCTCCATGGATGGTAATAAGAAGCGATAATAAGAAAAAAGCAAGATTGAATTGTATAAGACATATTCTTTCTAATCTTGAGTATGAGAATAAATCAAAAGATAAAGATATTTTTAAAACTGATAAAGATATTTTAATTCATGGAAAAAATGAAATTACAAATATGGAACAAGATAATAAATTTTCAAAGAAAAAAGAGGATAATTAG
- the nspC gene encoding carboxynorspermidine decarboxylase, with protein sequence MNKNYEVVDTFEKLPSPAYVCEEELLEKNLKLLKRVQDEADISILLALKGFAMHSTFDLCKKYLKGCCASGLHEAILAKEEFGKEVHTYSPAFKDEEIDEIVAISNHLVFNSFSQLKRFKDKAYGKVSLGIRLNPEYSSVEVDLYNPCAPYSRMGTTKANFDESLLEFLDGFHFHALCEQNVDALEGALEAFEKNFSQYFDRLKWVNFGGGHHITRADYDVEGLIKLLKDFKSRYPHLKVYMEPGEAIGWQTGYLVATVLDIVYNGMDLAILDTSAEAHMPDTLAMPYRAMIRNSGLANEKPYTYRFGGNTCLSGDIIGDYSFDEPLKVGDKIILEDMIHYTMVKTTTFNGIKLPSIVIKNKENSYKIVKNFGYNDYKMRL encoded by the coding sequence ATGAATAAAAATTATGAAGTAGTTGATACTTTTGAAAAACTTCCAAGTCCAGCATATGTATGCGAAGAAGAGTTACTTGAAAAGAATTTAAAACTTTTAAAAAGAGTTCAAGATGAAGCTGATATTAGTATTCTTTTAGCTTTAAAAGGTTTTGCTATGCATTCAACTTTTGATTTATGTAAAAAATATCTTAAAGGTTGTTGTGCATCTGGACTTCATGAAGCTATTTTAGCAAAAGAGGAGTTTGGTAAAGAAGTTCACACTTATAGCCCAGCTTTTAAAGATGAAGAGATAGATGAAATAGTTGCTATTTCAAATCATCTTGTTTTTAACTCTTTTAGTCAACTAAAAAGATTTAAAGATAAAGCTTATGGAAAAGTATCATTAGGTATTAGATTAAATCCTGAATACTCATCAGTTGAAGTAGATTTATATAATCCTTGTGCACCATATTCAAGAATGGGAACTACAAAAGCAAATTTTGACGAATCTTTGCTTGAATTTTTAGATGGTTTTCATTTTCATGCACTTTGTGAACAAAATGTTGATGCACTTGAAGGTGCGTTAGAAGCTTTTGAAAAAAACTTTAGTCAATATTTTGATAGATTAAAATGGGTAAATTTTGGTGGTGGACATCACATAACAAGAGCTGATTATGATGTTGAAGGATTAATCAAACTTTTAAAAGATTTTAAATCAAGATATCCACATCTAAAAGTTTATATGGAACCAGGTGAGGCTATTGGTTGGCAGACGGGTTATTTAGTAGCAACTGTTTTAGATATTGTTTACAATGGTATGGATTTAGCAATTTTAGATACAAGTGCAGAAGCACATATGCCTGACACTTTAGCTATGCCATATCGAGCAATGATTAGAAATAGCGGACTTGCTAATGAAAAACCATATACATATAGATTTGGTGGAAATACTTGTTTATCAGGTGATATCATAGGAGATTACTCTTTTGATGAGCCATTAAAAGTTGGTGATAAAATTATTTTAGAAGATATGATTCACTATACAATGGTAAAAACTACAACATTCAATGGTATAAAATTACCATCAATAGTTATAAAAAATAAAGAAAATTCTTATAAAATAGTAAAAAACTTTGGATATAATGATTACAAAATGAGGTTATAG
- a CDS encoding saccharopine dehydrogenase family protein yields the protein MSKKGILIIGAGGVSRVATVKCAMNIDTFEKITLASRTVSKCEAIAADILKNQGVQIDVASVNADSVDELVKLIEKVNPKLVLNVALPYQDLTIMDACTKCKVDYVDTANYEHPDEAKFEYKLQWARDNQFKEAGIMGLLGSGFDPGVTGVFCAYAQQNLFDEIHYIDIMDCNAGDHGYKFATNFNPEINLREVSANGRYWENGQWIETTPLEIRVDHDYPEVGVKPSYLLYHEELESLSKNIKGLKRIRFFMTFGDSYIQHMNCLQNVGMLGIEPVEHKGMMITPIEFLTTLLPDPASLGPRTVGKTNIGCIIEGIKDGKPRKVYIYNVCDHQECYKETGAQAVSYTTGVPAMIGSKLLYKGIWKNTGVFNIEEFDAKPFMDELMTQGLPWKILELDAK from the coding sequence ATGAGTAAAAAAGGTATTTTAATTATCGGTGCAGGCGGTGTTAGTAGAGTAGCCACTGTTAAATGTGCAATGAATATTGACACTTTTGAAAAAATAACATTAGCTTCTAGAACAGTTTCAAAATGTGAAGCAATTGCCGCTGATATTTTAAAAAATCAAGGTGTACAAATTGATGTAGCTAGTGTTAATGCTGATAGTGTTGATGAATTAGTGAAATTAATTGAAAAAGTAAATCCAAAATTAGTATTAAACGTAGCATTACCTTATCAAGATTTAACAATTATGGATGCTTGTACAAAATGTAAAGTTGATTATGTAGATACTGCAAATTATGAACATCCAGATGAAGCAAAATTTGAATACAAACTTCAGTGGGCAAGAGATAATCAATTTAAAGAAGCTGGAATCATGGGACTTTTAGGTTCTGGTTTTGACCCAGGTGTTACAGGAGTATTTTGTGCATATGCTCAACAAAATTTATTTGATGAGATTCACTATATAGATATTATGGATTGTAATGCAGGTGACCATGGTTATAAATTTGCAACAAACTTTAACCCAGAAATTAACTTAAGAGAAGTATCTGCAAATGGTAGATATTGGGAAAATGGTCAATGGATTGAAACAACTCCTTTAGAAATTAGAGTTGACCATGATTATCCAGAAGTTGGTGTTAAACCATCTTATTTACTATATCATGAAGAGTTAGAATCTTTATCAAAAAATATTAAAGGTTTAAAAAGAATTAGATTTTTTATGACTTTTGGAGATAGTTATATTCAACACATGAATTGTTTACAAAATGTTGGAATGTTAGGAATTGAGCCAGTTGAACACAAAGGTATGATGATTACTCCTATTGAATTTTTAACTACTCTTTTACCAGATCCTGCAAGCTTGGGACCAAGAACAGTTGGTAAAACAAATATTGGTTGTATCATTGAAGGTATTAAAGATGGAAAACCAAGAAAAGTTTATATTTATAATGTTTGTGACCACCAAGAGTGTTATAAAGAAACTGGAGCACAAGCTGTAAGTTATACAACTGGAGTTCCAGCAATGATTGGTTCTAAATTACTTTACAAAGGTATTTGGAAAAATACAGGAGTATTTAATATAGAAGAATTTGATGCAAAACCATTTATGGATGAGTTAATGACACAAGGCTTACCTTGGAAAATTTTAGAGTTAGATGCGAAATAA
- a CDS encoding tyrosine-type recombinase/integrase produces the protein MNKTKKLGIYYNELENGDKVFYFTYKDINDLDKNGNPKKKWVNVGKYSEGIREINAVNLRNEQINKMKHGEDISIVAKKKKKEFINLENIANLYFKDKKTSEKQISKFENHINPFFGNKNIDSITKKDILDFRQNLIDGTLKYPINIQEKRNLITEAKSPQTVNGIIELFKAIYNHYIKEYNLKIANPCFGISKLKTDNAREKFLTTEEINLLIEQIESNKTLWLFVKLSLSTGGRLETILNIQKKDINLTNSTITLKNLKTDETYKGFLQPDISDFLEDFLQNLKPNYYLISFENHIEKTNSRQIQTRLKPILDKLFNKDLDARDTKNRFVIHSLRHTFASHLAINGTPIFTIKELMNHKDIEQTMRYAKLAPDSGKIFVTSLYK, from the coding sequence ATGAATAAGACAAAAAAATTAGGTATCTATTATAATGAATTAGAAAATGGAGATAAAGTTTTCTATTTTACATATAAAGATATTAATGATTTAGATAAGAATGGTAATCCTAAAAAGAAATGGGTAAATGTTGGAAAATATTCAGAGGGTATAAGAGAAATAAATGCTGTAAATCTTAGAAATGAACAAATTAATAAAATGAAGCATGGAGAAGATATTTCCATTGTTGCTAAAAAGAAAAAAAAAGAATTCATTAATTTAGAAAATATAGCTAATCTTTATTTCAAAGATAAAAAAACTTCTGAAAAACAAATATCAAAATTTGAGAATCATATAAACCCTTTTTTTGGAAATAAAAATATTGATTCAATTACAAAAAAAGACATCTTAGATTTTAGACAAAATCTAATTGATGGAACACTAAAATATCCAATAAACATACAAGAAAAAAGAAATTTAATTACTGAAGCAAAATCTCCACAAACTGTAAATGGTATAATAGAATTATTTAAAGCCATTTATAACCATTATATAAAAGAATATAATCTAAAAATTGCCAATCCATGTTTTGGAATTTCAAAATTAAAAACTGACAATGCAAGAGAAAAATTTTTAACAACAGAAGAAATAAATTTATTAATAGAACAAATAGAATCAAATAAAACTTTGTGGCTGTTTGTTAAATTATCCTTATCAACGGGTGGAAGATTAGAAACTATATTAAATATTCAAAAAAAAGATATTAATCTTACAAACTCAACTATCACTTTAAAGAATTTGAAAACTGATGAGACATATAAAGGTTTTTTACAACCAGATATTTCAGATTTTTTAGAAGACTTTTTACAAAATCTAAAACCTAATTACTACTTGATATCTTTTGAAAATCATATTGAGAAAACTAATTCAAGGCAAATTCAAACAAGATTAAAACCTATATTAGATAAATTATTTAATAAAGATTTAGATGCAAGAGATACTAAAAATAGATTTGTAATTCATTCTCTTAGACATACATTTGCATCCCATTTAGCAATAAATGGAACACCAATATTCACTATCAAAGAACTAATGAATCACAAAGATATTGAACAAACAATGAGATATGCAAAGTTAGCCCCTGATAGTGGTAAAATATTTGTAACTAGTTTATATAAATAA
- a CDS encoding DUF3800 domain-containing protein, giving the protein MRNFSNYIIYVDESGDHSLSSINNDYPLFVLAFCIFEKKKYSESAVSKVKEFKFKHFGHDMVILHENEIRRDKGWFKKLNSKDIKENFLNELTNIIEEEDFTLISTVIRKDKLVSHVNNPYDIALKYCMERAYKFLASKNEHEKTTHIIVEQRGKKEDEELELEFRRICDGNNYQGIYFPFEIIMANKMTNSAGLQLADLVARPIGIKVLKPNQSNRAYDILEKKFHKSNNTYQGIGLKIFP; this is encoded by the coding sequence TTGAGAAATTTCAGTAATTATATAATTTATGTTGATGAAAGTGGAGACCATTCTCTTAGTTCAATAAACAATGATTATCCCTTATTTGTCTTAGCATTTTGCATTTTTGAAAAGAAAAAATATTCTGAAAGTGCTGTATCAAAAGTAAAAGAATTTAAGTTTAAACACTTTGGACATGATATGGTAATTTTACATGAAAATGAAATCCGAAGAGATAAAGGCTGGTTTAAAAAATTAAACTCAAAAGATATAAAAGAAAATTTTTTAAATGAACTGACAAATATTATAGAAGAAGAGGATTTTACTTTAATATCAACTGTTATTAGAAAAGATAAATTAGTTAGCCATGTAAATAATCCTTATGATATAGCTTTAAAATATTGTATGGAAAGAGCTTATAAATTTTTAGCATCTAAAAATGAGCATGAAAAAACAACTCATATTATTGTTGAACAAAGAGGTAAAAAAGAAGATGAAGAGTTAGAATTAGAATTTAGAAGAATTTGCGATGGTAATAATTATCAAGGAATATATTTCCCTTTTGAAATTATTATGGCAAATAAAATGACAAATTCTGCGGGGTTACAACTTGCTGATTTAGTAGCTAGACCAATTGGAATAAAAGTATTAAAACCAAATCAAAGTAATAGAGCCTATGACATTTTAGAAAAAAAATTTCATAAATCAAATA